GAGGGCAGGAGCGATGATTGATGGGATTGATCGTGTGATAGATGCAGTTATTGATCTGAAAAAGTCTGGTAACTATGacagaacacaacacactcaATTTAATCTTCTTGCagtgttttaaatcatttcaattGATGGGCAACCAATACACAGGGGAATCTTAACAAGGGGCAAAACAAATCCTAATAATGAAGCATCCAAACAATCTTTTCAGCTCAGGTACAAAaggagatacagagagaaaaatgacaTGTATTGATGATTTACAGTGAAcaaaactgtattttcattaaaattcCCTGTACCAGGAATATTATCTGCCAGTCACCTTCAGAGCAGCTTATGTGTCCATCCGGGTAATCAGCAGATGATAGCAGATTTAGAGTTTAAGGCGTGTAATCAGATTGGTCAGGGCAATTCTGCTGCTACGGTAACGGAAATCCAGCTGATTGAATGGTGTGCTGATGTACATTTGAAACAAGGGGATTTGTGATGACCTCAGATTGTGTGAAATATCACTGAAtttattaaaactattttactaataaaaatgatcaataaTGAGGAAGATCCCAGATTATCCAAAGAGGTTATACCCTTGCTCCTGAACGCTGGTGTAATACATTAAGGcagttttatgttatttttttacattgaatCATATGTTGATAATTATTATGGTTCCATATTTTGTAGTTCTAATTAGAGCTTGACCAATATATCGGTTGGCTGATAACATCGGCCAATATGAGCTGTATTACTATCAGAGTTTATGGGCAAAAATCTTTATCTTACAGAATAAGtaattcacatttacatttaaggTAAAActatttataatataaatagataaaatatatttaatctattttcttaattcaagttctaaaTGTCTAGTTGTATTTGTAATTTCCttttaattattgtaattacTTTTTTTGTCATATGACATTTCAGGAATCACTTTCATAATTTACGAACAAATGCACACATAGATACACATATCTATGTGTGTGAACagtttatatatgtttaaactgtaaaatatcaagcctcagtcacatttctttgtcatgaggATTTgatcacatcttttttttttacacacacacacacacacacacacacatatatatatatattgaccaATATATTGGTATCAGAAATTATTTACTTCCTCATAATGGTATTGACATTGGTCCCCCACAAATCTATATTAGTCAGGCTCTAATTTCAACActacttataataataaaaaagatatgACCTCTAGAACAGTAAGGATTATGGCAGTCATTTTGTCTTGTGCTCCTTATTGttcttgattttatttaaaactaagTTCGGGGCTAATGTTTCTGCACCAATTTTTGACACAAAAGAAACACTTCAAAGCAAGATGACAAGACAGATCCGTCTGAAAAACAGTCAGCAGCAAAGTCATATCGCAAGAAAATTTAGAACACTGTGTGTCCCCTAACAAAGGGACCTTTTTTTGTTCTGATTCCCAGCAAAACATGAACCTTCCCTGTACGCCTTGTGTGGAGAGTCTTGTGATCAAATCGACAGTCTTGTATGAGGCAGTCCAAAAAAGATGAAGGCAGTGAGAAAGgtcagaaagacaaaaaagtgttttgtaagAGATTTGTGCCTTGTAATTTTCTTTGGAACATATGTCACTGCCTGTGTGACTTGTGCAAACTGTATTCCACCTGAGATCAGAGGAAGTGTTGCCAGTGTCTTCCATTTGTTGCTAAATGAGGCCAAAGGCAAAGCTTGCCATGTGTAAGCATTGTCACACCTGTGTGCTGTGTAGCCACAACAAGCCTGGTTGTTTATAGCACAAACTCAAGAGCACTCGTACTGCTCCTGTGTTTACCTGTAAACAGCACAGACATCACAGGGCGATGGTGGACGGGCCCAGACGTCCGAAAAAACCACATCCACGTCCAGCCTCGCTCTCagcaaagtgacactttgaacGTCCTGTAGTCGTTTTTTACAAAGATTAATCCTGAACACCAACAGTGTCATAGGAATTAGACCACCCACAATATTTTCCCTTCGAGCGGTAGGGGCTGGAATCACAAGTCAAGCAATGTGTGGTGATTTTGGTGAGGAAGTGATAATCACAAGActaaaaacagataaacatgATAATAACGCTcctggaaaatgtttaaaaatacacTGGCGTGTCAGCCTGTTTATTATAAataccagcagcagctgcaccaGCTGTGAGATGATCCTGTTCAACAcaatgaatatttcaaatggAGAGACTATTGGAGCTGTGAACGTTAACACCATCAACAGATATGTTTTGTTACTTTACCAACAACTAACTCCTTAAAATACTGTCTACAGCAGCTACAATAATGACTTTAACCACTTCTTAAGTTTACCATGTTGTTCTTCCAGCAGAAAGTTCCATAAAATAACACTTTGTTGGAGGGGAAGTTGGGCCCTTGAAGAAGCGGGCAGGATGTTGTTTATGATAAGGTCATCGTTAAATCAGTATTGTCACATCTATCCTGTTAAACAAAGACGGTCATATCACTGCGTCATTATGAATTGATTGTCAAGGAGTTCAATGAGggcatatttacaaaaaaaaatcgaGAGGAGGAAAATGCACAAAGAAGTGCGTATGAAATAGATGGAATAGTGATGATTTATCATGACAAATTCTTTCATATACATTATTGCCTTATGTCTAATGAAGAACcaacatttttgtcagtgaaaaaaaccaaaacattttcactgaaaatTTGCTTGTACACATTTCCTGTGAACGGCTTTTGTAGCTTTACATAACCTGTGAAAACTGTGTTCCCCCTGAAGCTCTGCTCTGTCACAGTCTCGTATTTACCTCCATGAGATCTTTGTCACTTTGTTGTTAACACAAGGGTTTACTGTCCATCTGCTAATAATACAGAAAACAGCCTGATGCTGTATTGCTCACGAAACATGTAATGCTGCAGCATCATGGCCATTGGGGATATGAATCAGACAATGCACTTAATATATTCTGCTGTGTCCTCTTAAAAGTTATAAAACTTAAATTCTTCAAAGAAGATACCACTGGATTTTCAACTTAAGCATCAAAGATGAATTTGaggaaatgtgaataaaactcaGTATGTTTCTTGGATTATTGATGGCAGAAGAGACAGTACATGAAAGGAGGCTACAGCTCTGGTACAGTTTTCCAGCAGTTCTCCTTCTCTGATACATTTAGTTCATTGTTTCGCTGTTGCTGCTGAATGAACTCTGAGGTCTCCTCAAGGATCTGCCCTGGGATATGGAAGTCAGCTGGCATGATCTGCTGAACAGCTGATTCATGAACCAACTCGGTCCCTGGCTCCTCTGGTCTGGCTCTGCTGTGAGAGTTGCAGGGCTCCAGATTGCATCCTGTGCCCTGAAGGAACTGCAAAAAGTTCTCCTCAATAGAGGCCTCACGGCTGGGCAGCTGCTGCCCTTCGCTGGGCCCAGCCCGCTTGAAGAGGCAAGCCAGGTGACGACCCAGTTCCTCGCGAATCTGGCGGTTCAGGCAGCCGTAGAAAAAGGGGTTGGAGGTGAAGCAGAAATAGCCAATCCACGTGACCACGTCCTCCAGTTGGGCTAGCGAGGGGGTAGAGGTAGACACCACGGCCGAGTAGAGGTGGAAGGAGAAATATGGCagccagcagcagaggaactgGCCTCCCACTGCCACCAGGACCACCGCAGCCTTCCCACCACTGAAGGTCCTCTGAGGGGTGCCGCGGGCACCAGTTCCTCCGAGGCTAGCTGCCATGGTGGAGTGGCTGCTGTTGGACTCGGTCCGTTGTCGTGGCATATCCATCCAGGTGGGGAGGGGGCCATGCTGCATGGCTGCTACTCGTGCCACCTTGAACATGTTGCAATAGACCACGAGTATGATCATCATGGGGCAcaggaaataaataattgtaaaaaAGACCATGAAAAGCAGGCGCATGGTCCTGCCTCCCGTCCAGTGGAGGGAACAGTGTCTCTGACCAGGAATGAGGACAGAAGGAGACCCTAGACCCCGGCTCCCCTGGAGCAGCCATCCCAAGAGTGGCAGCAATGACATGATAACAGCTTTAATCCAGATTCCTACCACTACCACCACTACCACGCCCACCGTCATCTTCACCTCGTGACGCATGGGATGGACAATGTAGTAGTAGCGCTCCACGTTTATGGCACAGATGGTGAGGATGGCAGCACTCACtagacacacactcaagcaGAGGTAGCTCCGACACAGTGCCTCGTCCACCAGGATTTGGTCTGACACCATTCCCATAGGCATCAACACCAGCGCTGCCAGCAGGTCCACTAGACAGAGGTGGAACACGAAGGCAAATTTACGCAGCTGCAGAGTTTTGATGATGACAATCATCACGGCCAGGTTCCCCACCACTGCCAGCACATCCATGATGAGCATAGCACATAGCACCAGGGACTGGTTCAGATCTACCCCACCTTGGACGCTCGCTGTGCTCGGGGTCACGTTCGAGATATTTGGATGCAGTGAGGCTGGAAATGTTGGGAGCCTGGAGAAAGAAGTGTTCCAGGAGGGGCTTGATGTGACAGGATGCTCCATGAGAGGATGGCATAAGGAGGAGAGCGTCCACTGAATTTCATGGGCCCATCACCCATCCTCCCCCGTCGTAGGGCGTCACTGAGAAGCTCCAGCAGTGGAGTCCGTCATGGAAGCTGGAGCTGTACAAGCCCTGGCCACAATCACAGGTGGATTCCTTGAAGATGTAGTAACTTTTAGTGAAGGTGTCTCTTCTATGCCGAGTCCTGTTGAAGCGCGGGTGCTGGTGAagatgaacatttaaaaaaaaaaaaacttgttagAGACATGAGAGAAAGCCTTTGTTTTCGTTTTCACAACACGCTCATAACACGCTTGAGTGCAATTCATGAAACATGATGCTGACTTATTCAAACAGTATAAAATATTAGTCTAAAAGGTTCATAATGTATCTCATCACTCAACGATGAATAACATATTGGCTAGAATATTGTAGTGTGGAAGTACAACACCTTCATACGTCAtcttatttcaaatattttctaCAAATGAAGAATGAGGGATACCAAAAATAGTTTTCAGTTTCTCACTTGCAGTGCAATGCAATTCAGTGAACAAGATGCCTTCATGTGCAGTCTATTGTGTGGCTGTGATCTGACATGAGTTGTCTTACTCAGGCTGTTAAAGCCGTCAGACTGTATGCACTCACTTGTAGCTGGGGTCATAATTTACTTCTTATGTTTGACATCTGCATCCtcagatgtgtgttttcagggcaGCTGGTGCCCCAGGGAGAAGCTAAAAGCACGGAGTG
This sequence is a window from Paralichthys olivaceus isolate ysfri-2021 chromosome 6, ASM2471397v2, whole genome shotgun sequence. Protein-coding genes within it:
- the gpr61 gene encoding G-protein coupled receptor 61, with the translated sequence MEHPVTSSPSWNTSFSRLPTFPASLHPNISNVTPSTASVQGGVDLNQSLVLCAMLIMDVLAVVGNLAVMIVIIKTLQLRKFAFVFHLCLVDLLAALVLMPMGMVSDQILVDEALCRSYLCLSVCLVSAAILTICAINVERYYYIVHPMRHEVKMTVGVVVVVVVGIWIKAVIMSLLPLLGWLLQGSRGLGSPSVLIPGQRHCSLHWTGGRTMRLLFMVFFTIIYFLCPMMIILVVYCNMFKVARVAAMQHGPLPTWMDMPRQRTESNSSHSTMAASLGGTGARGTPQRTFSGGKAAVVLVAVGGQFLCCWLPYFSFHLYSAVVSTSTPSLAQLEDVVTWIGYFCFTSNPFFYGCLNRQIREELGRHLACLFKRAGPSEGQQLPSREASIEENFLQFLQGTGCNLEPCNSHSRARPEEPGTELVHESAVQQIMPADFHIPGQILEETSEFIQQQQRNNELNVSEKENCWKTVPEL